A genomic segment from Aspergillus puulaauensis MK2 DNA, chromosome 1, nearly complete sequence encodes:
- a CDS encoding OPI10 family protein (BUSCO:EOG09264L06;~COG:S;~EggNog:ENOG410PQU0;~InterPro:IPR008493,IPR031318;~PFAM:PF05603), translating into MFSVIIPGRPCLTDIVAVDAQPGGQATKFAFNFPLAPSFSEIVVFCLPGTVLPQDTAAAIYIQYPGSEFRFIGALANEKPSSVIKARPPRRTEAEDEDQMLDEGNSGNAANNSAAVTLGISIEPVQVVAPQLATLEQERGENNGKSTDLVRQTPQQKGITTKVLAQRIIGNAFNFLASFAESDSSGRGQELVPMKAFQDWWTKFERRITVDPTFLEKEDPGASG; encoded by the coding sequence ATGTTCTCCGTCATAATTCCGGGCAGGCCCTGCCTTACAGACATCGTCGCCGTCGATGCGCAACCAGGCGGGCAAGCTACGAAATTCGCTTTTAATTTCCCCCTCGCGCCTTCATTCTCCGAGATTGTCGTTTTTTGCCTCCCGGGCACGGTTTTACCACAGGATACCGCTGCCGCGATCTATATTCAGTACCCCGGTTCCGAATTCCGGTTCATCGGAGCTCTGGCAAACGAGAAGCCTTCTTCAGTTATCAAAGCGCGCCCACCACGGCGAACGGAagccgaggatgaagatcagATGCTCGACGAAGGAAATTCGGGGAATGCGGCGAATAACAGCGCCGCCGTGACGTTGGGGATATCAATCGAACCCGTTCAGGTTGTTGCGCCGCAACTTGCGACGCTGGAGCAGGAAAGGGGAGAAAATAATGGCAAATCGACGGATCTTGTACGGCAAACGCCACAGCAAAAGGGGATTACTACGAAAGTGCTAGCGCAGCGGATTATCGGGAATGCGTTTAATTTCCTGGCGAGCTTTGCAGAGTCGGATTCCTCGGGACGAGGACAGGAGCTTGTCCCGATGAAGGCGTTTCAGGACTGGTGGACCAAGTTTGAGAGGCGGATTACTGTCGATCCGACGTTtttggagaaggaagatccCGGTGCGAGCGGTTGA
- a CDS encoding uncharacterized protein (COG:S;~EggNog:ENOG410PG4U;~InterPro:IPR000073,IPR029058;~MEROPS:MER0209971;~PFAM:PF12697), with the protein MGQPPPPSSSSSLFTITEHVLECQHIREYPKATKAGTDSPKLVVKRYTPRLNLNTRPGDLTIIGAHGSGIPKEVYEPLWGDIYLKLVNQGIRVNSIWIADTASQGASGVVNEGILGNDPSWFDHARDLLFMINQFKADMPSPIVGIGHSLGAGQLALLSLLHPRLLTSLVMIEPVLEKDLHTGHGVSFAKVTLPRKTAWSSHDEAARYFKKIHKKWDPRAHDLWMEHGLREIYAPEEHTSETPLESSPVVSKPLITLTTLPEQEVVFYVRPNFDRKKPASGDASHPDIIGPPHAIYPFYRYEPILAWNLLKHIRPPVLYLFGDKSPFSSPQGREEKVERTGIGIGGNGGHERGKVKAVTIPGTGHNLPLENIPRVSDEIAGWLKTEMERWKEEEKANYCGHPGGEETSGLKNWGPHLDESLRIAKAARRSNL; encoded by the exons ATGGGccaacctccacctccatcgtcatcatcatctctcTTCACAATAACGGAACATGTTCTTGAATGCCAGCATATTCGGGAGTACCCCAAAGCCACCAAAGCTGGCACCGATTCACCAAAGCTTGTGGTGAAAAGGTATACACCAAGATTAAATTTGAACACCAGACCGGGAGACCTGACAATAATTGGTGCCCATGGGTCCGGAATTCCTAAG GAAGTCTACGAACCGCTATGGGGTGACATATATCTGAAACTGGTCAACCAAGGTATTCGAGTTAATTCAATCTGGATCGCCGATACTGCGAGCCAAGGGGCGAGCGGTGTTGTAAACGAGGGTATTCTGGGAAATGATC CCTCATGGTTCGACCACGCGCGAGATTTACTGTTCATGATCAATCAATTCAAAGCCGACATGCCCAGCCCGATTGTTGGGATCGGGCATAGCCTCGGAGCTGGACAATT AGCCTTGTTATCACTACTGCATCCGCGGCTCCTCACATCTCTCGTTATGATCGAGCCTGTTCTAGAAAAGGACCTCCACACCGGCCATGGTGTAAGTTTTGCGAAAGTAACGCTCCCGCGAAAGACCGCCTGGTCTTCACACGACGAGGCAGCAAGATACTTCAAGAAAATCCACAAGAAGTGGGATCCCCGAGCTCATGATCTGTGGATGGAACACGGGCTTCGTGAGATTTACGCCCCGGAGGAGCATACATCGGAGACACCTCTGGAATCTTCGCCTGTCGTATCAAAGCCGCTGATTACTCTAACAACATTGCCCGAGCAGGAAGTGGTGTTCTACGTGCGACCTAACTTCGACAGAAAGAAACCGGCATCCGGTGACGCGTCGCATCCGGACATCATTGGGCCGCCGCACGCAATTTATCCATTCTATCGGTATGAGCCAATCCTGGCGTGGAATCTATTGAAACACATTCGGCCACCAGTGCTGTATCTATTTGGTGATAAGAGCCCATTCTCGAGTCCTCAGGGccgagaagagaaggtggAGCGGACAGGGATTGGGATTGGTGGGAATGGAGGGCATGAAAGGGGTAAGGTTAAGGCGGTTACGATTCCTGGTACCGGGCATAATTTGCCGCTCGAGAATATTCCTAGGGTCTCTGATGAGATTGCTGGGTGGCTGAAGACTGAGATGGAGAGGtggaaagaggaagagaaggcaAATTATTGTGGACATCCGGGTGGTGAGGAGACGTCCGGATTGAAGAACTGGGGTCCACATTTGGATGAGTCACTGCGCATAGCCAAAGCGGCAAGGAGATCGAATTTGTAG
- a CDS encoding uncharacterized protein (COG:S;~EggNog:ENOG410PU0E), protein MAETSLFEKCPGTIEEWTDAASKGELLAVSPKDYTDHKHGSKITQPQFIVLRTLVQSAGPESFDPILFDLENDIERARPLLQDSAAFKSYLDAVRSNSGRAEDHFSAASMFQFEVIDDHEGPLQPRDEELGKRAVSASVICLLLAICSNFSDMTSNTLCRFSRIDLVAKFGSGKGSGFIASTSGQVQDKSRSWWIKAPVYCTSNERQVYGPVIDMREAALLVAWMKEYPGYPDPKRRILISQNGIELYLTFALCGDDWMTSYVEEGNTEVNDDSFMTMHRYGPWLINNAEHMEELAAIMLAISF, encoded by the exons ATGGCCGAAACCTCACTATTCGAGAAATGTCCCGGCACCATTGAAGAGTGGACCGATGCTGCCTCGAAGGGTGAACTTCTCGCAGTATCTCCCAAAGACTACACGGACCACAAACATGGCTCCAAAATCACCCAGCCACAGTTCATCGTCCTACGAACCCTCGTCCAATCCGCCGGGCCTGAATCCTTCGATCCAATTCTCTTCGACCTGGAGAACGATATCGAAAGAGCTCGCCCTCTCCTGCAAGACTCCGCCGCCTTTAAGAGCTACCTTGACGCCGTGAGATCCAATTCCGGCCGCGCAGAGGATCACTTTTCTGCTGCCAGTATGTTCCAATTTGAAGTTATAGATGACCATGAGGGACCATTGCAACCGCGTGATGAGGAACTTGGCAAGCGGGCCGTCAGCGCCTCGGTCATCTGTCTTCTATTGGCGATATGCAGTAATTTCTCAGACATGACCAGCAATACATTGTGCAGATTTAGTCGGATCGATCTCGTGGCCAAGTTTGGAAGCGGCAAGGGTAGCGGGTTTATCGCAAGTACTAGTGGACAAGTGCAAGATAAGTCTCGTTCATGGTGGATAAAGGCCCCGGTGTACTGCACTAGCAATGAACGGCAAGTTTATGGACCTGTTATTGATATGCGGGAGGCGGCCCTGCTTGTCGCTTGGATGAAGGAATACCCCGGCTATCCCGACCCGAAGCG TCGCATTCTTATATCCCAAAATGGAATTGAACTTTACTTGACCTTTGCTTTGTGCGGCGACGACTGGATGACATCGTATGTGGAGGAGGGCAACACCGAGGTCAATGACGACAGTTTCATGACCATGCATCGTTATGGCCCTTGGTTGATCAACAATGCTGAGCACATGGAAGAGCTTGCAGCTATTATGCTGGCTATTAGCTTCTGA
- a CDS encoding DUF1115 domain protein (COG:S;~EggNog:ENOG410PMHI;~InterPro:IPR017359,IPR016135,IPR010541;~PFAM:PF06544): MAQNKPTPLPADIMESQLSTIDLLTAMFPSEGELEIDPSTTECIEKLRSWCEDSSADLPSGTPSNILLAVHAQVPGGEKTIQVNVSIPLQWNEPGPETETDQPPPLNYTLRQPDWLSKAEVAELSSSMPNDDILSALEYIQEEGARLLETQKSSISSTSASNQPSTRNNNSTSGPIVRVWFYFPSLSTRAKRDDMVNYGPDYSLTGFVLAGKPGVLCLEGASKDIDSYMSFIKTHSWGDIPRHQKKVSERYRETEGVERVFAGMEEITDSLGERGGQRANRGDMQALEGWLAAKGLHEAFENVIF, translated from the coding sequence ATGGCTCAAAATAAACCAACCCCGCTACCAGCAGACATAATGGAGTCCCAGCTCTCCACAATAGACCTCCTAACAGCCATGTTCCCGTCCGAAGGAGAACTCGAAATTGATCCATCCACGACAGAATGCATTGAAAAACTACGAAGCTGGTGCGAGGATTCCTCTGCGGATCTGCCTTCTGGGACTCCTTCAAATATATTACTCGCCGTTCATGCCCAAGTCCCAGGCGGCGAGAAGACGATACAAGTCAATGTTTCCATCCCACTACAATGGAACGAACCGGGgccagagacagagacagaccAACCACCTCCATTAAACTACACCTTACGCCAGCCGGACTGGCTTTCCAAGGCTGAGGTTGCAGAATTATCTTCGTCAATGCCGAATGATGATATATTATCCGCTCTAGAGTacatccaagaagaaggcgccCGCTTATTGGAAACGCAAAAGAGTTCAATATCCTCTACATCAGCATCAAACCAGCCTTCGACTAGGAATAACAACTCAACCTCAGGACCAATTGTCCGTGTGTGGTTTTATTTCCCATCTCTCTCGACCCGCGCCAAACGAGACGACATGGTTAACTATGGCCCCGACTACTCCCTCACCGGCTTTGTCCTGGCGGGGAAGCCAGGGGTTCTATGTCTCGAGGGCGCATCAAAAGATATAGATTCTTATATGAGCTTTATCAAGACTCATTCGTGGGGTGATATCCCGCGACATCAGAAGAAGGTCAGCGAGCGGTATCGGGAGACGGAGGGGGTTGAGAGGGTGTTTGCGGGCATGGAAGAGATTACAGACTCCCTTGGGGAACGGGGTGGGCAAAGAGCGAATCGCGGAGATATGCAGGCACTGGAAGGGTGGTTAGCGGCAAAAGGGCTGCATGAGGCTTTTGAAAACGTGATTTTTTGA